Proteins encoded within one genomic window of Bos indicus x Bos taurus breed Angus x Brahman F1 hybrid chromosome 18, Bos_hybrid_MaternalHap_v2.0, whole genome shotgun sequence:
- the FBL gene encoding rRNA 2'-O-methyltransferase fibrillarin, giving the protein MKPGFSPRGGGFGGRGGFGDRGGRGGGRGGFGGGRGGFGGGRGRGGGGGGFRGRGRGGGGRGGGFQSGGNRGRGRGGKKGNPSGKNVMVEPHRHEGVFICRGKEDALVTKNLVPGESVYGEKRVSISEGDDKIEYRAWNPFRSKLAAAILGGVDQIHIKPGAKVLYLGAASGTTVSHVSDIVGPDGLVYAVEFSHRSGRDLINLAKKRTNIIPVIEDARHPHKYRMLIAMVDVIFADVAQPDQTRIVALNAHTFLRNGGHFVISIKANCIDSTASAEAVFASEVKKMQQENMKPQEQLTLEPYERDHAVVVGVYRPPPKVKN; this is encoded by the exons ATGAAACCAG GGTTCAGCCCCCGCGGGGGTGGCTTCGGTGGCCGCGGTGGCTTTGGTGACCGTGGAGGTCGCGGTGGTGGCCGCGGAGGCTTCGGCGGGGGCCGAGGAGGCTTCGGCGGAGGCCGAGGTCgcggtggaggaggaggaggcttcAGGGGCCGTGGacgaggagggggaggaagag GTGGCGGGTTCCAGTCTGGTGGCAACCGGGGTCGTGGTcggggaggaaagaaaggaaacccGTCGGGGAAGAATGTGATGGTAGAGCCCCATCGACATGAGG GCGTCTTCATTTGTCGAGGAAAGGAAGATGCACTGGTCACCAAGAACCTGGTCCCTGGGGAATCCGTTTACGGAGAGAAGAGAGTCTCGATTTCG GAGGGAGATGACAAAATTGAGTACCGTGCCTGGAACCCTTTCCGTTCCAAGCTGGCAGCGGCGATCCTGGGCGGGGTGGACCAGATCCACATCAAGCCGGGGGCCAAGGTCCTCTACCTCGGGGCTGCCTCGGGCACCACCGTCTCCCACGTCTCTGATATCGTCGGCCCA GACGGTCTGGTCTATGCAGTTGAGTTCTCCCACCGTTCTGGCCGTGACCTCATTAACTTGGCCAAGAAGCGGACCAACATTATTCCTGTCATTGAAGACGCTCGGCACCCACACAAATACCGCATGCTCATCG CAATGGTGGATGTGATCTTTGCTGACGTGGCCCAGCCAGACCAGACCCGGATTGTAGCCCTGAATGCCCACACCTTCCTGCGTAATGGAGGACACTTTGTGATTTCCATTAAG GCTAATTGCATTGACTCCACAGCTTCCgcagaggctgtctttgcctctGAAGTGAAAAAGATGCAGCAAGAGAACATGAAGCCCCAGGAGCAGCTGACCCTAGAGCCGTACGAAAGAGACCATGCTGTGGTCGTGGGTGTGTACAG GCCACCTCccaaagtgaagaactga